GATTTCGCCGGCGGATTCGCCCTTGGGGTTTACCTATAGCCCTTGCACCTTCACCACCCCCACCGTACCTGACGTGCGGCGCGCCTGCTTCCGGGCGCGCAAGGTTCTCGAGGAAATCGTTTACGACACGGTCTACCTGGAGAACAATCCGTTTACATTTCCGGAGGTGAAAACGCTGATGGACGGCATCACGGTCGGCGGACACCGGCTGAGCGATGCCAACCAGGTGCTGAACCAGGCTGCCAGTTGGCGCGAGCTCCTGAGCCAGGTGGAGGCCGGACGATTCGCTCTTGATGCAGCCAATGTCAAGCGCCTGCATGCCCTGGTGGCCAGGGAAGAAGCGCTGACGTGGGGCGTGTTCCGCAACGACCGCGTAAGCGTTGCGGGGACGGACTACCAGCCCCCGGACCACACGGAATTGGACGCTGTTTTCCAACGCGGTTTGCGCACCCTGTCATCGATTGCCGACGTGCATGAACGGAGCATTGCCACGTTTCTGTTCGGCGCCCTGAACCAGTTTTTCTTCGACGGCAACAAACGTACCGCCCGGCTGCTGATGAACGGGCAACTGTTGCAGGCCGGCTACGACGCCATAACCATTCCCGCGCGCCACAAGGAAGAGTTCAACCGGACCATGATCGGCTTCTACGACAGCCGGGATGGAACGGCGATGTTCGCGTTCCTGGCAGACTGCTCCACGGACCCGAATCTGAAATACCGGAGTAACCTGTAAACGGGATTGCCGTTTGCGTGGCGTCCCGGAAGCGCGCTCAATAGATGTACGGCACCATCGCAAACCGCGCCCGCTGCCTGTAGCGTTCCCAGAGTTCGCCGTACTTGGCGCGGCAGCGGCGTTCGTCACGGTAGGACCGGTGCACCAGCAGACCCGCAAGCCATGCCGGCAACAGGAACGGTACCCAGGATGCGAACCCGGTGGTCAGGATGAATGCGATGTAAACGCAGATCTCACCGGTGTAGTTGAGGTGCCGCCCGATGCCCCAGAATCCCGAGACCAGCAGGCGCCCGTCCAGCGTTTCGGCCGGTTTCCCCCAGATCCTGATGTCGGGGTCCTGCCTGAAACGGTGCTTCTGCTGATTGGCGCCCCGGAACAGCCAGAAACCGAACACGAACAGCAGCACGATCCCGGCGGCGGCGAGGGG
This DNA window, taken from Gemmatimonadota bacterium, encodes the following:
- a CDS encoding Fic family protein codes for the protein MGFTYSPCTFTTPTVPDVRRACFRARKVLEEIVYDTVYLENNPFTFPEVKTLMDGITVGGHRLSDANQVLNQAASWRELLSQVEAGRFALDAANVKRLHALVAREEALTWGVFRNDRVSVAGTDYQPPDHTELDAVFQRGLRTLSSIADVHERSIATFLFGALNQFFFDGNKRTARLLMNGQLLQAGYDAITIPARHKEEFNRTMIGFYDSRDGTAMFAFLADCSTDPNLKYRSNL
- a CDS encoding DUF1295 domain-containing protein; translated protein: GELTLAMTLYQAFFFVYVFNYFQFEHGMIHTWDIVSERFGWNLVWGDYVLVPFFYCIAGWWLVHPVGPPLSPLAAAGIVLLFVFGFWLFRGANQQKHRFRQDPDIRIWGKPAETLDGRLLVSGFWGIGRHLNYTGEICVYIAFILTTGFASWVPFLLPAWLAGLLVHRSYRDERRCRAKYGELWERYRQRARFAMVPYIY